Proteins encoded within one genomic window of Aspergillus nidulans FGSC A4 chromosome VII:
- a CDS encoding N-acetylglucosamine-6-phosphate deacetylase (transcript_id=CADANIAT00008040) has product MPGKAALPSHVIKFTNCRIVKGNELVNQDVWIESTSGKILRAQEAFYGLHLSPDEVIDLGGRILAPGLIDCQLNGAQGFDFSIPQASKEEYDEGLRVVNKGLARTGVTSYLPTLVSSTAEVYHKVLPSLGPAGSKHRPEDGAESLGAHVEGPFLSPGRNGIHKTDVLRSATTVEDLDDCYGRENLYGPNKTIRLITAAPEVGKMMSNIPHIVSNDIIYSIGHSDATYEQALAAIDQGATMVTHLFNAMRPFYHRNPGIFGVLGQQSERRRSLFYGIIADGIHLHPTSIRIAYNAHPDGLVLVTDAMKLCGLPDGIYDWTNGERIVKTGARLTLEGSDKIAGSSATLIECVNNFRRWSGASTAQALNAASAVPARLLGLQGVKGSLDSGADADLLVLSDEDDPYSGKTLKVNQVWKRGTKIYDSSKDTGQI; this is encoded by the coding sequence ATGCCTGGCAAGGCTGCGCTACCATCCCATGTCATCAAATTCACCAACTGTCGTATCGTGAAAGGAAACGAGCTTGTTAACCAGGATGTCTGGATCGAGTCGACGTCCGGTAAGATCCTCCGGGCCCAGGAAGCATTCTATGGGCTGCACCTGTCCCCAGATGAGGTCATCGATCTAGGCGGACGTATCCTCGCTCCAGGACTCATCGACTGTCAGTTGAACGGTGCTCAGGGTTTCGACTTTTCGATCCCGCAGGCTTCCAAAGAGGAATACGATGAAGGATTGCGGGTAGTAAACAAGGGCCTCGCCAGGACCGGGGTGACTTCGTATCTCCCTACGTTGGTCAGCTCAACTGCAGAAGTATACCACAAAGTCCTTCCGTCACTCGGCCCGGCAGGGAGCAAGCATCGCCCAGAGGATGGCGCCGAGTCGCTTGGCGCGCACGTCGAAGGCCCGTTCCTGAGTCCCGGCCGCAATGGAATCCATAAAACGGATGTCCTTCGGTCAGCAACTACGGTGGAGGACCTGGATGATTGTTATGGTCGCGAGAACCTCTACGGCCCGAACAAGACTATTAGACTGATAACGGCTGCGCCCGAAGTCGGCAAGATGATGTCCAATATCCCGCACATCGTCTCCAACGACATCATATACTCAATCGGCCATTCGGACGCAACGTATGAGCAGGCCCTTGCAGCTATCGACCAAGGCGCCACAATGGTTACCCACCTTTTCAACGCAATGCGGCCCTTCTACCACCGCAACCCAGGCATTTTTGGTGTTCTCGGTCAGCAGAGCGAGCGCCGGCGCAGTTTATTCTacggcatcatcgccgacgGCATCCACCTGCACCCGACCTCCATCCGCATCGCATACAACGCCCACCCAGACggtctcgtcctcgtcacgGATGCCATGAAACTCTGCGGCCTCCCTGATGGCATCTACGACTGGACAAACGGCGAGCGCATCGTCAAGACCGGCGCGCGCCTGACCCTTGAAGGCTCTGACAAGATCGCCGGAAGCTCCGCTACGCTTATTGAGTGCGTCAACAACTTCCGCCGATGGTCCGGCGCGTCCACGGCGCAGGCTTTGAATGCGGCCTCGGCTGTGCCGGCACGGCTTCTTGGGCTTCAGGGCGTCAAGGGGTCATTGGATAGTGGCGCTGACGCAGATCTCCTTGTTCTcagtgatgaggatgatccTTACTCTGGAAAGACGTTAAAGGTAAACCAAGTCTGGAAGCGGGGGACGAAGATTTATGATTCCAGCAAAGACACTGGTCAGATTTGA